TATAGGCATGTGTCACTGGGAATGTGACACcacacaatgacgaaaaagatcccttaaaatGTATCCGATGCTttgcggaatcgaacccacctcACAAAGGTTCctcgaggacagcaacccgacacATCAGCAGGCTGCGAAACAAATGTGctgggtgtgtgccgcttttTAATGAACGCTTTTCGCACCAACGCTTTAGCCAGCGGCGCCATGAATGCACAGGGCACGTGCCGCgcttcaatgaacatctcgctGACTTAATTGGGTGACTGAGTATCTGCCACAGCGTTTGCGTCAAGCGAGGGAACAATGCTGGGAACCGGCGCGCCAAGCTTctagtctcagaggccacgcgcgcACTTCTCGACAGTGCCACTAGATGTCGCAAGCGCGTCCAGAAAGAAGCACGAGTCTGTTTGCCGCATGacacgtttctcagcgttcgtacgcaccggcgcgccaggcatttcggaggccacgcacatcCTTCACGGTGGCGGCTGTGATAGATGGCCCCGAGGGCTCCTAAGGATgtgcgaaagaggaatcccgctgcagcacacgcctcatacacaactcgtttcgacggtggcaatacgttgcgtcgctttattcattcaatgctaacgcatcacCGTCGACAGTACATCGAGAGATGGGTTCTGTCGCAAGTTTTTCTTCATTCAACTTGCTTTGTGTCATCCTCGTGCGTACTTCGGAACACTCACTATTGAAGTAGTGTACATTGCGCGGGGCTCTATGACCGGTAATTCAGAACGATGTTGCAAGCCGGAAAAAGAGTGGGCACAATGGGACTTTCTGATGACCGTAGTGTCATGCTACTTTATTTGTTTCGTAGTCAGTCAGCGGAACTTACGTCAAGCCACACTTATTTTGCATCATTCATAAATACCTTTCTTCAATAGTGCAAGCAGATGGTTTGGTGTATCTCTCCTTGCTCCATGATCGACAAGTAAGTTCCATTTGCTGAGACGTTGCAATGACGCTGCTTTGAACGCTTTCTTCAAAACAGCTCGCTCCGTAACGCTTCATCTTCCTTAATGCGTTTAGAAGCTCCGGATTAAATTAGACCTAAGTAATGAGGGAGCGGCGTTCTCATTTAAGCTCATGCTGCCAGGTAAGGTTGCTTCCAGCTAATAGCAAAATCTCGACTGGTACATGCCAATGTGTGACGCCATTATCGCATCGCAGACTTAATAACACGTCCTTAATATTCGTTTAGCAAAGCCGTGTTTAACCTAAAAACAGCAATTCCGACTTGACAGTAGTGTGTTTGCAGTTTTAATGTCAACAATTCGTGCAGAGTGCGTACATTGGAGGGCGTTATTAGAGACAATAATTGAATTTACGCTGTACAAATGTGAAACTTCGGAAAAACCTTACATCTGGACGAAAGATAGCCTGACGGCTTTATTAGGCTACGGGGCActgaaagtgacaaaaaaaaaaaaacaccctttaATGTACGGCAATTACTCCATGGTTGAAAATACTGTCTCACGGTCGATTCTTTGCAGTGAAAGAATGAGTGTGGGCAAGTCGCGCCGTTGCATCTTTCCCGTCTCGGTTCTTGGGATGACGTCAGTGAAGTAGACTCCACCGTAAAGGTGCTTCCACGGGGACAGACGAGCTGCataggaaagtaaaaaaaaattctttattgACGTCGTAAAAGACTTCCCATGTTGTGCTCCcgttttcgcagcaatttcaacAAAAGTATGCTATCCAAACAACATGCGAACGGAGGTGACTCCAGATGGCGCGACAGAAATCCTCTTGCTCTGTCATTGCTCCCCTTTCTGAAACGCTTCCTCGGGGCAGTTCAATAATTTCGAAGTGTTTACCGTAATTTTTACGGAAGCTATGAAAGCGCCCTTTCCTTCATGGCCACTCTTTTCCAGGTTCAAAACCATCGTACTCCTCTTTCGTGGGTCTGTGACCCGGAAGGCCGGCGGCATCGCGAGTGATTGTTGCTAGTGCGTCGCAGTAACTCAGGAGGTGGTCCATAGCACTAACGTTCACTCATCCGCCCACAATGCCAAGCTATATGATATGCACACTTTCATTTTTCAGTAGTTTATTTATGTACGATGGGCACTGTGGGTATTAAACGTGACGCATGCGCACTGCCATTTCCCGCAGCGTCAAACTTCGCACAGACCTCAACGTTTTTGCTGGGCTATACTGTACTTTTTAAGAAGTACAAACAGGTAGGTTGCTCAATTGTTAGCGTAGGAGCACCGGTAATTAGGTGCGCTTTGAAAGAAATGTTTAGCTCGGGCAAACTCCAATATTCCTGCTCAAATGCACCTAAATTGCAAGAGTGCTGTGGTTAGGAAAGCTCGCATCCAATTCTGATATGAAAGAAATCCGTCTCTTCTTGAAGAAAGAAGATTGCAGAGGCAGGCGGGGCAAGCAGGCTTTATATATTGTGTCCTTAACTGCTTCACAAAAACCGTTTCTATTgcatgaaaataaaagaaagaaagagaaagaaagaagacgatGTGATAAAAAGAACGCATGCGGGATAGGTTGAAGACACTTTGATGACTGTCACCCTATATCAACTATGTCAACTAGTGTATACTTTCTTGCGTGAACCGAAATTAACGCAGTCTGCGTATTGCAATATTGTCATACTCTGGCAAAACGTAATATTCCACGATGCCACCCTAGTGCTGAGAATCGATCAGGGCACCACAGTAACACCGGCACGTGAAGCGAACGCTCACAATTAGGTTCTCTCAATCCCGCTACATTTACATCCCGGCCCCGAATGTTCCCCTCGCATCCCCGGGAGCCTCTTTCGAGCAGAAGACCATGGTAACTCACCCGCGACGTGGGCCTTGAGTTCTTCGGCCAGCTCTTGGCCCCTGTTCTCGCAACGGGACCGGAGCACCACGATGGCGGCAGGCACCACGCCGGCGACTTCACTAGGCACGCCCAGCACGGCGGCTTCGGCCACGTCTGGGTGTTCCATGAGACAGTTCTCGATTTCGCAGGGACACGCTTTCCTGCCGAAGCAGTCCAGCGTGAACTTGACCCGGTCAACTAGGTACAGGCGCCCGTCCTCGTCGTAGAAACCGAGGTCACCTGCGCGGTGTAGGCGTGCGTTCCGACTGACATTTGAAGACCACCACTTTTCTAACTAGACCATTGTTTCTCTAGTTTCCCGTGCATCCAACAAGCCCAACTTAATACGCCGTTCTCAGCCGCTTTGATGACATATTGgtcttggaagaaaaaaaaaaaaaagatgactgGCCATCACGGCCTTGCGAAAgtagatgtccagcgaagctgttgtacaactgctgaggggggaaTGTAATGCTTTaatgctttagagtaatggtagtaatggtagtTATGGTAATATGgtaacaacattgaaatcagttgctaggctggttctttcaTACACGAAAGGCTAGAGACGTCACTTCCCACGTCGCAATTTGCCGTCGccacggcagcttgcgcaacagtaatctttaccgggaggcgtatgcggggagcgctacgtgctttgCATTGccatcaggggcgctataacgtaaaatgattccaaactgttttgattccaatttctgcaatcagcctccacgattggacaaaacatttttgggccactcccacCTTCTCCTATCTGCCCcggacgtcacgaaaaccgcgatagctccccatctgatataacgtgtacacactgattatgcatgattaaaccgcacaaaagaaaaataattattcctgattcgacgccttttcaccattagcgctctgctattggtccaatgttttctggctatgcccactacgcctgtctgtcacgcgacctcacaaaaccgcgaaaactcacacgtcaaagtgacgtgtacgcgaaaaaaaaaagcattaatatgccgaacaaagctgaaaaaattttctgaatagccacagactgccccgttccgaaaggaatagaagatggctgcccgccgatcgctcatgccctcgctactcgcacctgccggtgagcatgtatttatttgcgcatgataaacctttttgcgtggcagtaaaacgttatcgagccctttcggcacgtatacgacatcgctctgccaactattccttgctgaggatccgttttaacggcattcttatccttccgttgcacgccgccgcgattttcgaccagccaccgcaagctaagcaaggcgaagcggaccaatcggagaagccggcaccacccgcTTCATGCggctatctattttcactgcgctggctcggccccatcgaaaccctctccact
This genomic stretch from Dermacentor silvarum isolate Dsil-2018 chromosome 2, BIME_Dsil_1.4, whole genome shotgun sequence harbors:
- the LOC119440686 gene encoding luciferin 4-monooxygenase-like, which gives rise to MRNAYGTTETCGLLTLPPRGERCYDNVGFPFPGTRVKVVDAGSGAVLGPMEEGEVLVHSPSVMKGYYNVAAETDAVIDAQGWLHTGDLGFYDEDGRLYLVDRVKFTLDCFGRKACPCEIENCLMEHPDVAEAAVLGVPSEVAGVVPAAIVVLRSRCENRGQELAEELKAHVAARLSPWKHLYGGVYFTDVIPRTETGKMQRRDLPTLILSLQRIDRETVFSTME